In one window of Candidatus Avedoeria danica DNA:
- a CDS encoding DUF3516 domain-containing protein, whose protein sequence is MSTPLGSRVAPGTPAEIAARFREWVAETGLTLYPAQNEAIDALFAGRHVILDTPTGSGKTLVATALQFKAFCDGERSFYTAPLKALVNEKFFALCHLFGAADVGMLTGDAAINHDAPVIVCTAEILSNMCVRGTDEPPRCVVMDEFHYYDDHERGAAWQVPLVSLPDTQFLLMSATLGDMQPLIERLEADTGRPATWVTSSFRPVPLDYVYRDTTLDITVRHLIRSNLVPAYIVNFTQRQCAEQAQALTSIDALSNDEKRHLNEVLADADLATPYGKTMRHLLRQGVGIHHAGLLPRYRLLVEQLAQAGLLKVVCGTDTLGAGVNLPIRTVVFTGLSKYDGEKVRILRVRDFKQIAGRAGRKGFDDRGTVVCQAPQHVIDNKRKTDQMVRKNAGRGRKAATSRPKPPPRDAVLWTPETFERLIAQPPEPLQSRFRITMGMLLDALNGGIEAPQGDENAAPGYATLVGLIGRSHDGLARRQRHLKRAASLFRSLRSAGIIAVHGTPHGGHVAVDPDLQADFTLHHALSLFLADAVAGLDGRGKRYPLDVLSLVEAILEPPVVVLRAQAEHAKRALLDRLKMQRVPYEDRHRQLQAVSYPQPMAEYLAAALEEFAKSHPWVQHEDVTPKSIVRDMLEHADDFGGYVRRYGIERNEGTLLRYIGEVWRALARSVPDVYKTQAIFDIEVALRTLILTTDASLLSEWERVQAEQAARALDMQTVAAGLAATE, encoded by the coding sequence ATGAGCACCCCGCTGGGCTCCCGCGTCGCCCCCGGCACGCCCGCCGAGATCGCGGCGCGCTTCCGCGAGTGGGTGGCCGAGACCGGTTTGACGCTGTACCCGGCCCAGAACGAGGCGATCGACGCGCTGTTCGCCGGTCGCCACGTCATCCTGGACACGCCGACGGGCTCGGGCAAGACGCTCGTCGCCACGGCGCTGCAGTTCAAGGCGTTCTGCGACGGCGAGCGCTCGTTCTATACGGCGCCGCTGAAGGCGCTCGTGAACGAGAAGTTCTTCGCGCTGTGCCACCTCTTCGGCGCAGCGGACGTCGGCATGCTGACCGGCGACGCGGCCATCAACCACGACGCGCCGGTCATCGTCTGCACGGCCGAGATCCTGTCGAACATGTGCGTGCGCGGGACGGACGAACCGCCGCGGTGCGTGGTGATGGACGAGTTTCACTACTACGACGACCACGAGCGGGGCGCCGCGTGGCAGGTGCCGCTCGTCAGCCTGCCGGACACGCAGTTCCTGCTGATGAGCGCGACGCTCGGCGACATGCAGCCCCTCATCGAGCGCCTCGAAGCGGACACCGGGCGGCCGGCCACATGGGTGACGTCGTCGTTCCGCCCCGTCCCTCTGGACTACGTCTACCGCGACACGACGCTGGACATCACCGTCCGCCACCTCATCCGTTCCAACCTCGTGCCGGCCTACATCGTGAACTTCACGCAGCGCCAGTGCGCCGAGCAGGCACAGGCACTGACGAGCATCGACGCGCTCTCCAACGACGAGAAGCGGCACCTGAACGAGGTCCTCGCCGACGCCGACCTGGCGACGCCGTACGGCAAGACGATGCGCCATCTGCTGCGGCAGGGCGTCGGCATCCATCACGCCGGTCTCCTGCCGCGCTACCGCCTGCTCGTCGAACAGCTGGCCCAGGCCGGGCTCCTGAAGGTGGTCTGCGGCACGGACACGCTCGGCGCCGGCGTGAACCTGCCGATCCGGACCGTCGTCTTCACCGGCCTCTCGAAGTATGACGGCGAGAAGGTACGGATCCTGCGCGTGCGTGACTTCAAGCAGATCGCCGGCCGCGCCGGCCGCAAGGGCTTCGACGACCGCGGGACCGTGGTCTGCCAGGCGCCGCAACACGTCATCGACAACAAGCGCAAGACGGATCAGATGGTTCGCAAGAACGCCGGCCGCGGGCGCAAGGCGGCCACGTCGCGCCCCAAGCCGCCGCCGCGCGACGCCGTGCTCTGGACGCCGGAGACGTTCGAGCGCCTGATCGCCCAGCCGCCCGAGCCGCTCCAGTCCCGCTTCCGGATCACGATGGGCATGCTCCTGGACGCGCTGAACGGCGGGATCGAGGCGCCCCAGGGCGACGAGAACGCGGCCCCCGGCTACGCGACGCTCGTCGGCCTGATCGGCCGCAGCCACGACGGCCTGGCTCGCCGCCAACGGCACCTCAAGCGCGCCGCGTCGCTCTTTAGGAGCCTGCGCTCGGCGGGGATCATCGCCGTCCACGGCACCCCGCACGGCGGGCACGTGGCCGTCGATCCGGACCTCCAGGCGGACTTCACGCTCCACCACGCGCTCTCGCTCTTCCTGGCGGACGCCGTCGCCGGCCTGGACGGACGCGGCAAGCGCTACCCGCTGGACGTGCTGAGCCTCGTCGAGGCGATCCTCGAGCCGCCCGTCGTCGTCCTGCGCGCCCAGGCCGAGCACGCCAAGCGCGCGCTGCTCGATCGGCTGAAGATGCAGCGCGTCCCGTACGAGGACCGCCATCGCCAACTCCAGGCCGTCAGCTACCCGCAGCCGATGGCGGAGTACCTGGCGGCGGCGCTCGAAGAGTTCGCGAAGAGCCACCCCTGGGTGCAGCACGAGGACGTGACCCCCAAGTCCATCGTCCGCGACATGCTCGAGCACGCGGACGACTTCGGCGGCTACGTCCGGCGCTACGGCATCGAGCGCAACGAGGGCACGCTGCTTCGCTACATCGGCGAGGTCTGGCGGGCGCTCGCGCGGTCCGTGCCGGACGTCTACAAGACGCAGGCGATCTTCGACATCGAGGTCGCGCTGCGGACGCTCATCCTGACGACGGACGCGAGCCTGCTCAGCGAGTGGGAGCGCGTGCAGGCGGAGCAGGCGGCGAGGGCGCTGGATATGCAGACGGTGGCGGCGGGGTTGGCTGCCACCGAATGA
- a CDS encoding ABC transporter ATP-binding protein: MTTVTDDERGGPRPGRAGHADPSLNAGGGVKKTARPGGLRRAIAFLNQQRKIALTTYAAVAVATACQLAIPLLVQQIIDVVRAADAARGSGGAKLVGDAGQATKQLVHAGGPAVDLTPLYWAVGGIVAVGAVRALFAFGQGFLAEVASQNVALTMRNDLFGKIQRLSFSYHDRNQTGQLMVRATDDVEKVRMFLGQGFVIALQALLMLVGILAILFSINARVTWVVVPILPVAIGLFVVFGRIVQPLFGQVQMRLGLMNSVLQENLAGIRVVRAFAREDREKARFEASAEALMVQQLKASRVLSFLFPAVFLTANLGQALVVWFGGLEVQAGGMSIGAWNTFQLYLIYAFLPIGQLGFIVALLAQANTSAGRIFEILDTQNEIIDSPNAQPLAAALGRVAFEDVTFRYFRSGDAILRGVSFEAAPGQTVALLGATGSGKSTIINLIPRFYDATDGAVTIDGRDVRDITLESLRRQVGIVLQETTLFSGTIRDNIAFGRPEATLEDVRAAARAAQAAAFIEALPEGYDTPVGERGTTLSGGQKQRIAIARAILMDPRILILDDATSAVDLTTELAIQRALDALMEGRTSFVIAQRVSTVRRADVILVLDKGTIAARGTHAELLESSPTYVEIVASQLVDDAQHAAVAS, from the coding sequence ATGACGACGGTGACCGATGACGAGCGGGGCGGCCCCCGCCCCGGGCGCGCTGGGCACGCCGACCCTTCCCTCAATGCCGGGGGAGGGGTGAAGAAGACCGCTCGGCCAGGCGGCTTGCGGCGGGCGATCGCCTTTCTCAACCAGCAGCGCAAGATCGCGCTGACGACGTACGCCGCAGTGGCCGTCGCGACGGCGTGCCAGCTGGCGATCCCGCTGCTCGTCCAACAGATCATCGACGTCGTGCGCGCGGCGGACGCGGCGCGGGGCAGCGGCGGCGCCAAGCTCGTCGGCGACGCCGGGCAAGCGACGAAGCAGCTCGTGCACGCCGGCGGACCGGCCGTCGACCTCACACCGCTCTACTGGGCCGTGGGCGGCATCGTCGCCGTCGGGGCGGTGCGGGCACTGTTCGCGTTCGGCCAAGGGTTCCTGGCCGAGGTCGCCAGCCAGAACGTCGCCTTGACGATGCGCAACGACCTGTTCGGCAAGATCCAGCGGCTCTCGTTCAGCTACCACGACCGCAACCAGACCGGCCAACTCATGGTCCGCGCCACGGACGACGTCGAGAAGGTCCGGATGTTCCTCGGCCAGGGCTTCGTCATCGCGCTGCAGGCGCTGCTCATGCTCGTCGGCATCCTGGCCATCCTGTTCAGCATCAACGCCCGCGTGACGTGGGTCGTCGTGCCGATCCTGCCGGTGGCCATCGGGCTGTTCGTCGTGTTCGGCCGGATCGTGCAACCGCTGTTCGGCCAGGTCCAGATGCGCCTTGGGCTGATGAACTCGGTCCTCCAGGAGAACCTGGCCGGCATCCGTGTCGTGCGCGCGTTCGCCCGCGAGGACCGCGAGAAGGCGCGCTTCGAAGCGTCCGCCGAAGCGCTCATGGTCCAGCAGCTGAAGGCCAGCCGCGTGCTGAGCTTCCTCTTCCCGGCCGTCTTCCTCACCGCCAATCTCGGCCAGGCGCTCGTCGTCTGGTTCGGCGGTCTCGAGGTGCAGGCGGGCGGGATGTCGATCGGCGCCTGGAACACGTTCCAGCTCTACCTGATCTACGCCTTCCTGCCGATCGGCCAGCTCGGCTTCATCGTCGCGCTCCTGGCGCAGGCGAACACGTCGGCCGGCCGGATCTTCGAGATTCTGGATACCCAAAACGAGATCATCGACTCTCCCAACGCTCAGCCGCTCGCCGCCGCACTTGGGCGCGTCGCATTCGAGGACGTCACGTTCCGCTACTTCCGAAGCGGCGACGCGATCCTGCGCGGCGTCTCGTTCGAGGCCGCGCCCGGCCAGACCGTGGCGCTCCTCGGGGCCACCGGCAGCGGCAAGTCGACGATCATCAACCTCATCCCGCGCTTCTACGACGCCACCGACGGCGCGGTGACGATCGACGGCCGAGATGTGCGCGACATCACGCTCGAGAGCCTTCGCCGCCAGGTCGGCATCGTCCTCCAGGAAACGACGCTGTTCTCGGGGACGATCCGCGACAACATCGCTTTCGGCCGCCCTGAGGCCACGCTCGAAGACGTCCGCGCCGCCGCGCGAGCCGCGCAGGCCGCCGCGTTCATCGAGGCGCTGCCCGAGGGCTACGACACGCCGGTCGGCGAGCGCGGCACGACGCTCTCCGGCGGCCAGAAACAGCGCATCGCGATCGCGCGCGCGATCCTGATGGACCCGCGGATCCTCATCCTGGACGACGCGACGTCGGCCGTCGACCTGACGACGGAGCTTGCGATCCAGCGCGCGCTCGATGCGCTGATGGAGGGCCGGACGAGCTTCGTCATCGCCCAACGGGTCAGCACGGTCCGACGCGCGGACGTGATCCTCGTGCTGGACAAGGGCACGATCGCCGCCAGGGGGACGCACGCCGAGCTCCTCGAATCGAGCCCGACGTACGTCGAGATCGTCGCCAGCCAGCTCGTCGATGACGCGCAGCACGCGGCGGTGGCCTCGTGA
- a CDS encoding ABC transporter ATP-binding protein has protein sequence MIGGMDGGRRFFDTEVRKPTHVGATLRRLGRYFRPHVGALAVVAGLVIVQSATVAITPGLIGQAVDCYLAVGKASAAACWWTDNPGQDAAGLGRLVGLIALLYVIGAAMAGVMFYAMSRVGQRVLVKVRTEIFDQIHRLSMSWHTKHEVGDVMSRLTSDADTLQQAVNFALVQVIGSLLQIALLTVAMVQANVVYALLALAMVPFMLLATRFLSGRARAAFRVSRRELGAVSADLQESIAGVREVQAFGREDENIASFARTNQANRDANVRAVAYTAALGPTLELLGWLAIALVVGFGAAWATRGTPVFGTLFTVGLVVAFIGYSQRLSQPIQNIALLWTNLQNAIAGAERIFGFLDEPMEITDAPGAVALPPVHGRVVFDGVGAEYTAGRPILSAIDLVAEPGQTVAIVGPTGAGKTTLINLIPRFWDVTAGRLTIDGHDVRSVTQESLRSQIGMVLQDTFLFAASVLENIRYGRPDATDDEVKAAAALAHVDGFVGSLSDGWDTVLGERGAGLSQGQRQLLAIARAALSDPRILILDEATSSVDTRTERLIQAALAKLLAGRTSFVIAHRLSTIRDADQVIVLEAGRIVERGTHTTLLAEGGAYAKLYASQFEGVEADAVPPPAEDTPTAGDGGVNGKISTPAAVPIDVQTPSPDRGASNGGSHPTSA, from the coding sequence GTGATCGGCGGGATGGACGGCGGCCGACGGTTCTTCGACACCGAGGTCCGCAAGCCGACGCACGTCGGCGCGACGCTGCGGCGGCTGGGGCGCTACTTCCGGCCGCACGTAGGTGCGCTGGCGGTCGTCGCCGGGCTCGTCATCGTCCAAAGCGCCACGGTGGCGATCACGCCCGGGCTGATCGGCCAGGCGGTGGACTGCTACTTGGCGGTCGGCAAGGCATCGGCCGCCGCGTGCTGGTGGACGGACAACCCGGGTCAGGACGCGGCGGGGCTCGGGCGGCTCGTCGGTTTGATCGCGCTGCTGTACGTGATCGGCGCGGCCATGGCGGGCGTCATGTTCTACGCGATGAGCCGCGTCGGCCAGCGCGTGCTCGTCAAGGTGCGCACCGAGATCTTCGACCAGATCCACCGCCTGTCGATGAGCTGGCACACGAAGCATGAGGTCGGCGACGTGATGAGCCGTCTGACGAGCGATGCCGATACGCTGCAGCAAGCGGTGAACTTCGCGCTCGTTCAAGTGATCGGCAGCCTGCTGCAGATCGCCCTCCTCACCGTGGCGATGGTGCAGGCGAACGTGGTGTACGCGCTGCTCGCGCTGGCGATGGTGCCGTTCATGTTGCTGGCCACGCGATTCCTGTCCGGCCGCGCCCGCGCCGCGTTCCGCGTCAGCCGGCGCGAGCTCGGGGCGGTCAGCGCCGACCTGCAGGAGAGCATCGCCGGCGTACGCGAGGTCCAGGCGTTCGGCCGCGAGGACGAGAACATCGCCAGCTTCGCCCGGACGAACCAGGCGAACCGCGACGCGAACGTGCGGGCCGTGGCCTACACGGCGGCCCTCGGCCCGACGCTCGAGTTGCTGGGCTGGCTCGCGATCGCGCTCGTCGTCGGCTTCGGCGCGGCGTGGGCCACCCGCGGGACGCCGGTCTTCGGCACGCTGTTCACGGTCGGCCTCGTCGTCGCGTTCATCGGCTACAGTCAGCGGCTGTCGCAGCCGATTCAGAACATCGCCCTGCTCTGGACGAACCTCCAGAACGCGATCGCCGGCGCCGAGCGCATCTTCGGCTTCCTGGACGAGCCGATGGAGATCACGGACGCCCCCGGCGCCGTCGCCCTGCCGCCCGTGCACGGCCGCGTCGTGTTCGACGGCGTGGGCGCCGAGTACACGGCCGGCCGCCCGATCCTTTCCGCGATCGACCTCGTGGCCGAGCCGGGCCAGACCGTGGCGATCGTCGGCCCGACCGGCGCCGGCAAGACGACGCTGATCAACCTGATCCCGCGCTTCTGGGACGTCACCGCCGGGCGCCTGACGATCGACGGCCACGACGTACGGTCCGTGACGCAGGAGAGCCTGCGGTCGCAGATCGGGATGGTCCTCCAGGACACGTTCCTCTTCGCCGCATCCGTCCTGGAGAACATCCGCTACGGCCGCCCCGACGCGACGGACGATGAGGTGAAGGCGGCCGCCGCGCTGGCGCACGTCGACGGCTTCGTCGGCAGCCTGTCCGACGGCTGGGACACCGTCCTGGGCGAGCGCGGCGCCGGCCTGAGCCAAGGCCAGCGCCAGCTGCTGGCCATCGCCCGCGCCGCCCTGTCCGACCCGCGCATCCTCATCCTCGACGAGGCGACGAGCAGCGTCGACACGCGCACGGAGCGCCTGATCCAGGCCGCGCTGGCCAAGCTGCTCGCCGGCCGCACGAGCTTCGTCATCGCCCACCGGCTGTCGACGATCCGGGATGCGGATCAGGTGATCGTGCTCGAGGCAGGCCGCATCGTCGAGCGCGGGACGCACACGACGTTGCTGGCGGAGGGCGGGGCCTATGCGAAGCTGTACGCGAGCCAGTTCGAGGGGGTGGAGGCAGATGCGGTGCCGCCGCCCGCCGAAGACACGCCCACGGCCGGGGACGGCGGGGTCAACGGCAAGATCAGCACCCCCGCCGCCGTTCCGATCGACGTTCAGACCCCGTCGCCGGACCGAGGTGCCTCCAACGGTGGGTCCCACCCAACGTCCGCGTAG
- a CDS encoding WD40 repeat domain-containing protein — MSAHLRPGTAEVSAVTWRVNALVVRDILTGGERWSSPPPAGTGGTTGGLTWWSPNGRFVGWPVADGRLASGQWMCRSDLSALPTCVPLTVHPISTVAFGPPAIVHVSNHGLVVMAGERHSHPGVCQTLGIDVWDGERSKRSLVEWNRRNVDSVDVSPDGSLLAVTHTACDGDADVRTSLIALDRGLVVAHLAGVHLQGFSPDGRRFVAGAIQAKGGGLRLYGVVPGSGVGRRAWLPVVWAGR; from the coding sequence GTGTCGGCGCACCTGCGGCCCGGTACCGCCGAGGTCAGTGCCGTGACGTGGAGGGTGAACGCATTGGTGGTCCGCGACATCCTGACCGGCGGCGAACGCTGGTCGTCACCGCCGCCGGCGGGCACGGGTGGCACGACGGGCGGACTCACGTGGTGGTCGCCCAACGGACGATTCGTCGGCTGGCCCGTTGCTGATGGCCGCCTCGCATCCGGCCAATGGATGTGTAGATCCGATCTGAGCGCATTGCCGACGTGCGTTCCGCTGACCGTGCACCCCATCTCAACCGTGGCGTTCGGCCCGCCGGCCATCGTCCACGTCTCCAACCACGGACTCGTCGTCATGGCGGGCGAGCGACACAGCCATCCAGGCGTGTGTCAAACGTTGGGGATCGATGTCTGGGACGGCGAACGGTCGAAACGATCGCTCGTCGAATGGAACAGGCGGAACGTGGACAGCGTCGACGTGAGCCCGGATGGCTCGCTGCTGGCCGTCACCCACACCGCGTGTGACGGCGACGCGGACGTGCGGACGTCGCTCATCGCGCTCGACAGGGGCCTCGTCGTCGCCCACCTCGCCGGTGTCCACCTGCAAGGATTTTCGCCGGACGGCCGTCGGTTTGTAGCCGGGGCCATCCAGGCGAAGGGCGGGGGGCTGCGATTGTACGGGGTTGTGCCGGGCAGCGGCGTGGGCAGGCGGGCGTGGTTGCCGGTGGTATGGGCGGGGCGGTGA
- the recN gene encoding DNA repair protein RecN → MLVELAIRDYAIIDDLRLRLAGGFNVLTGETGAGKSIIVGALGLLLGERADSSSVRAGAERALIEGVFEPGARADALRPVLEAYGVDEDPVLIVAREVHAEGRSTGRINGRAVPVRALAELGALIVDVHGQSDNVSLKREAVHIDLLDAYAGIETDRARLAGRVRRWRAAGEELAALQADEAALMRRADLLRFQVDEIGAAALDADEAAALKAERARLANAERLGALADGAWQALKGDDETPGALDRIDSAARAADDICSVDPSVADVGEALAAALESLGSAAATLRSYRDRLEADPERLAAVDERLDLIGTLKRKYGAEVADVLAFAERAADELSHLSGATARIGALEAERAALLVEIGTDSAKLSAARTSAGKRLSDAVVVELGDLGMAGSRFDIAQTRRPDDAGAPTPDGAFAFDERGVDRVAFQVSTNPGEPLLPLAAVASGGETARIMLALKRILTSADRVPTLVFDEVDAGIGGRIGDVVGRKLWQLGRHHQVLCVTHLPQVAVFGDVHHHVRKTAVDGRTRTIVERLADADRLGEVTAMLGAASDAGRLNAAELLAATAAWKDEQRA, encoded by the coding sequence ATGCTCGTCGAGCTTGCCATCCGCGACTACGCGATCATCGATGACCTGCGCCTCCGCCTGGCAGGGGGCTTCAACGTGCTCACCGGCGAGACCGGCGCCGGCAAGTCGATCATCGTCGGCGCGCTCGGCTTGCTGCTCGGCGAGCGCGCCGATTCCAGTTCCGTGCGGGCCGGCGCCGAGCGGGCCCTCATCGAGGGCGTGTTCGAGCCCGGCGCGCGGGCCGATGCGCTGCGGCCCGTCCTGGAGGCCTACGGCGTCGACGAGGACCCGGTCCTCATCGTCGCCCGCGAGGTGCATGCCGAGGGGCGATCGACCGGGCGGATCAACGGCCGGGCCGTGCCGGTGCGCGCGCTGGCTGAACTCGGCGCGCTGATCGTGGACGTCCACGGCCAGAGCGACAACGTCTCGCTGAAGCGCGAGGCCGTCCACATCGACCTGCTGGATGCCTATGCCGGCATCGAGACGGACCGCGCCCGGTTGGCGGGCCGCGTTCGGCGTTGGCGGGCCGCCGGCGAGGAACTGGCGGCGCTGCAAGCCGACGAGGCCGCGCTCATGCGCCGCGCCGACCTGCTTCGCTTCCAGGTCGACGAGATCGGCGCCGCAGCGCTCGATGCCGATGAAGCCGCGGCGCTCAAAGCCGAACGCGCCCGACTGGCGAATGCGGAGCGGCTCGGCGCCCTGGCCGACGGCGCCTGGCAGGCACTGAAGGGCGACGACGAGACGCCCGGCGCCCTCGATCGCATCGACTCCGCAGCCCGCGCCGCCGACGACATCTGCAGCGTCGACCCGTCCGTCGCCGACGTCGGCGAGGCGCTGGCGGCCGCGCTCGAGAGCCTCGGCAGCGCGGCCGCCACGCTGCGCAGCTATCGTGATCGACTCGAGGCGGACCCGGAGCGGCTGGCGGCCGTCGACGAGCGGCTCGACCTCATCGGGACGCTCAAGCGCAAGTACGGGGCGGAGGTGGCCGACGTGCTGGCCTTTGCCGAGCGCGCGGCGGACGAGCTGTCGCACCTCTCCGGCGCCACGGCGCGGATCGGCGCGCTGGAGGCCGAGCGGGCGGCGCTGCTCGTGGAGATCGGCACGGACAGCGCCAAGCTGTCGGCTGCCCGAACGTCGGCCGGCAAGCGGCTGTCGGACGCCGTCGTCGTCGAGCTCGGGGATCTGGGCATGGCGGGCAGTCGGTTCGATATCGCCCAGACGCGGCGGCCGGACGATGCCGGTGCGCCCACGCCGGACGGCGCGTTTGCGTTCGACGAGCGCGGTGTCGACCGCGTGGCGTTCCAGGTGAGCACGAACCCGGGCGAGCCGCTCCTGCCGCTCGCGGCCGTGGCGTCCGGCGGCGAGACGGCGCGGATCATGTTGGCCCTCAAGCGCATTCTCACATCGGCCGACCGCGTCCCGACGCTCGTCTTCGACGAGGTCGACGCCGGGATCGGCGGGCGGATCGGCGATGTCGTCGGGCGCAAGCTCTGGCAGCTCGGGCGGCACCACCAGGTGCTGTGCGTGACCCACTTGCCGCAGGTTGCCGTGTTCGGCGACGTACACCACCACGTGCGCAAGACGGCCGTGGACGGGCGCACCCGGACGATCGTCGAACGGCTGGCCGACGCCGATCGCCTGGGCGAGGTCACGGCAATGCTCGGCGCGGCTTCCGACGCCGGGCGGCTGAACGCCGCCGAACTGCTGGCGGCGACCGCGGCGTGGAAGGACGAGCAGCGCGCGTGA
- a CDS encoding DMT family transporter, translating into MTPRLRADLALLAVTAIWGATFVMVKDAVAVVPPMTFNAVRCVMAGAVLVAIGWRRLVRLERRLVLAGIGVGLALTAGYTLQVFGLQTTTPARAGFFTGLAVVFVPFLNWPVLRRLPLASDVVAAVVAVAGVALLSVQALPAAAVGGAAAAAPATSWQLGLNDGDWMILGCAVAFAVQIVALGRYAPDADPIALATVEILTMAAVCGLVAPLAAPGGRLLGDAASWLAVPGGVWFAAWFTGVLATAVAFVVQASAQRFTSPERTALVFAGEPLFAAAASWWWMGERMGALGWAGGALIVGAMVIGGRSGESSCAQPDRMPAGAIGAGRLATGRNVSSRSGVPMVACATTAPPLPTEPTSHERAPHAHLAPGRRSGHDVDCRGPRRVPHPAVAGRPRRAAACRGRRRGRIRSIARGRAADDDGNARRLRHGRPVVLPHPANADAPADARPDAEGRPDRGGRPAPDAGAGGRCDHGAHGARSRRAEAARAARRGVGGGGFVFTRREGDVHHLRRGPSRRAFDAGRRDRVDGDGRRLQDDVASGGGEPGRADACHDRIHGPGPRGRGDRVCAAERIVLRGRRDRICRRRASAGCAAPRGLRRGMGRGHRRAPRRP; encoded by the coding sequence ATGACCCCCCGCCTCCGCGCCGACCTCGCCCTCCTCGCGGTCACCGCCATCTGGGGCGCGACGTTCGTCATGGTGAAGGATGCCGTCGCGGTTGTGCCGCCGATGACGTTCAACGCCGTGCGCTGCGTGATGGCCGGCGCGGTGCTCGTGGCCATCGGCTGGCGGAGGCTCGTGCGGCTGGAGCGGCGGCTCGTCCTGGCCGGTATCGGCGTCGGGCTGGCGCTGACCGCGGGCTACACGCTCCAGGTGTTCGGCCTGCAGACGACGACGCCGGCGCGGGCCGGGTTCTTCACGGGGCTGGCGGTCGTCTTCGTGCCGTTCCTGAACTGGCCGGTGCTGCGCCGCCTGCCGCTGGCGAGCGATGTCGTGGCCGCGGTCGTCGCGGTCGCCGGCGTGGCGCTGTTGAGCGTGCAGGCGCTGCCGGCGGCCGCGGTCGGCGGGGCCGCAGCGGCCGCGCCCGCGACATCGTGGCAGCTCGGGCTGAACGACGGCGACTGGATGATCCTCGGCTGTGCCGTGGCGTTCGCCGTCCAGATCGTCGCGCTCGGGCGATATGCGCCCGATGCCGATCCCATCGCCCTCGCCACCGTCGAGATCCTGACGATGGCGGCGGTCTGCGGGCTCGTCGCGCCGTTGGCGGCGCCGGGCGGGCGGCTCCTCGGCGACGCGGCGTCGTGGCTGGCCGTGCCGGGCGGCGTGTGGTTCGCAGCGTGGTTCACGGGCGTCCTCGCCACGGCCGTCGCGTTCGTCGTCCAGGCGTCGGCGCAGCGGTTCACGAGCCCGGAGCGGACGGCGCTCGTGTTCGCGGGCGAGCCGCTGTTCGCGGCGGCGGCGAGCTGGTGGTGGATGGGGGAGCGGATGGGGGCGCTGGGGTGGGCGGGGGGGGCGCTGATCGTGGGGGCGATGGTGATTGGGGGGCGAAGCGGGGAGAGTAGCTGCGCACAACCAGACCGCATGCCCGCGGGTGCAATCGGGGCGGGTCGCCTTGCGACCGGGCGCAACGTTTCGTCGCGATCGGGTGTCCCCATGGTTGCCTGCGCGACCACTGCGCCGCCCTTACCAACGGAGCCGACATCCCATGAACGCGCGCCGCATGCCCATCTCGCTCCGGGACGACGCTCGGGGCACGACGTGGATTGTCGCGGCCCTCGTCGCGTGCCTCACCCTGCCGTCGCTGGCCGGCCGCGACGCGCCGCCGCTTGCCGCGGCCGCCGACGCGGCCGGATACGTTCGATTGCGCGTGGCCGCGCCGCTGACGACGACGGCAACGCCCGGCGGCTTCGTCACGGCCGACCCGTCGTCCTACCCCACCCGGCCAACGCCGACGCGCCTGCCGACGCTCGACCCGACGCCGAAGGACGGCCCGATCGTGGTGGGCGCCCCGCTCCCGACGCCGGCGCTGGCGGCCGATGCGATCACGGCGCGCACGGCGCTCGATCTCGTCGAGCTGAAGCGGCTCGTGCCGCCCGTCGCGGGGTGGGAGGGGGCGGTTTCGTTTTCACCCGACGCGAAGGTGATGTACACCATCTACGGCGCGGACCGTCTCGTCGCGCGTTCGACGCAGGACGGCGAGATCGGGTGGACGGCGACGGGCGGCGTCTCCAGGACGACGTGGCCTCGGGTGGCGGTGAGCCCGGACGGGCGGACGCTTGCCACGACCGGATACACGGGCCTGGTCCTCGTGGACGCGGCGACAGGGTCTGTGCTGCGGAGCGAATCGTGCTGCGCGGGCGGAGAGATCGCATTTGCCGACGGCGGGCGTCAGCTGGCTGTGCTGCGCCGCGCGGGCTACGCCGCGGCATGGGACGTGGCCACCGGCGCGCTCCTCGCCGACCGTGA